In a single window of the Zea mays cultivar B73 chromosome 5, Zm-B73-REFERENCE-NAM-5.0, whole genome shotgun sequence genome:
- the LOC100381667 gene encoding uncharacterized protein LOC100381667 precursor yields the protein MEMKKVLCAALVAAASATAVLASVASEAPSEAPAGAAGGAAGPSASGAAAAAVPAAGALVASFLAYYLH from the coding sequence ATGGAGATGAAGAAGGTCCTCTGCGCCGCCCTCGTCGCCGCCGCCTCGGCCACCGCCGTGCTGGCCTCGGTCGCCTCCGAGGCGCCCTCCGAGGCGCCCGCCGGCGCGGCCGGTGGTGCGGCTGGCCCTAGCGCaagcggcgccgccgccgccgccgtgcccgcCGCCGGGGCGCTCGTCGCCTCCTTCCTCGCCTACTACCTCCACTGA